In Magnetococcales bacterium, a genomic segment contains:
- the lptF gene encoding LPS export ABC transporter permease LptF: MRISRYLFRETFQTALLALLVFTGLILLPQVLRLVDLWVNKGTSVADLGLLILYLTPKFLVASLPIALLVGILIGLGRLVQDSEIVVLKSCGFSLFQISRPIALLILIFASFSWMLNGYWIPAAQGRMVQLKTAILSAVTFSLKPQSFSQLLPGLTIYIQDQDAKTRRFKGLIIHDERNARMPVTLVAAQGRMVTLPDGNSSFFLEEGIRQQVTSSGLRQMGFQSFTLDLDLSPGGLTTSRQTSFQELSAAALEEAMNNPHRALEARMEWHRRIAFPAATLILGFLAIPMSLQTSQRGGRGFGFLASLLILVAHFLLLTLGETLAKRALITPPIGFWLPNGLMAGLTLYLFRQSARDKPVAALVLLGQLLDFLPATFARPARSDGGTV; the protein is encoded by the coding sequence ATGCGAATTTCCCGCTATCTCTTTCGCGAAACCTTCCAGACGGCGCTCCTCGCGCTGCTGGTTTTCACCGGTCTGATTTTGCTTCCCCAGGTACTGCGACTGGTCGATCTCTGGGTCAACAAGGGCACTTCCGTGGCTGATCTGGGGCTGTTGATCCTCTATCTCACCCCGAAGTTCCTGGTAGCCAGCCTGCCCATCGCCTTGTTGGTGGGCATCCTGATCGGTCTGGGCCGACTGGTGCAGGACAGCGAAATCGTGGTACTGAAATCCTGCGGCTTCAGCCTGTTTCAAATCTCCCGTCCCATCGCCTTGCTGATCCTGATTTTTGCCTCCTTCTCCTGGATGCTCAACGGGTATTGGATTCCCGCCGCCCAGGGACGCATGGTTCAATTGAAAACCGCCATCCTTTCCGCCGTCACCTTCTCCCTCAAGCCCCAATCCTTTTCGCAACTTCTGCCCGGCCTGACCATCTACATCCAGGATCAGGATGCCAAAACACGTCGATTCAAGGGGTTGATCATTCACGACGAGCGCAACGCCCGCATGCCGGTCACTCTGGTCGCCGCCCAGGGACGGATGGTAACGTTGCCGGACGGCAACTCCAGTTTCTTTCTGGAAGAGGGCATTCGGCAGCAGGTCACCTCTTCCGGACTGCGCCAGATGGGGTTCCAAAGTTTCACCCTGGATCTCGACCTCTCTCCGGGTGGTCTGACCACCTCGCGTCAGACCAGTTTTCAGGAACTGAGCGCCGCAGCCCTCGAAGAGGCCATGAACAATCCCCACCGGGCCCTGGAAGCGCGCATGGAGTGGCATCGTCGCATAGCCTTCCCGGCGGCCACCCTGATTCTGGGTTTCCTGGCCATACCCATGAGTCTGCAAACCTCCCAACGCGGTGGTCGTGGTTTCGGCTTTCTGGCTTCTCTTCTCATCCTGGTCGCCCATTTCCTGCTTCTGACCCTGGGAGAGACTTTGGCCAAACGGGCTCTGATCACGCCTCCCATTGGTTTCTGGCTGCCGAACGGCCTCATGGCCGGACTCACTCTCTATCTGTTTCGTCAAAGCGCCCGTGACAAACCGGTGGCCGCCCTGGTTCTGCTGGGGCAACTGCTCGATTTTCTGCCCGCCACCTTCGCCCGTCCCGCCCGTTCGGATGGAGGAACCGTCTGA